The genomic segment TGGGAGGGCCGCAGCGGCACCAACGGGGCGGGCCTCACCACGGGCCCGTACCCCTGCCCCGGCGACAAGAAGCTCAAGTGCGTCCGCGGCGGCGTCAACTCCCAGGCGGCGGAGGGCCACAAGGCCACCACGGCCAAGGGCGTCGCCGAGGAGGACATCGCGAAGAACGCCGAGGCCTCCTACGGCAAGAGCCCCAGCAGCGGCAGCGACGCCTACGGCGGCATCACCTCGCGCAAGGAGGTGAAGTCCGAACCGGTCACGGTCGCGGGCGAGCAGGGGCATCTGGTGCGCTGGAAGCTCTCCACGGCCGAGGGCGCGGGCGGCTATGTGCAGTCGGTCGCCTTCCCCTCGCCGCTGGACCCGGAGAGGTTCGTGGTCATCCGCTTCGGCTTCGACGCGAGTGAGAAGGCGCCGGACCTCTCGGAGATGGACGCGATCACCGCGGGCGTCGAACCGCTGACCGGGCCCGGGGGGACAGCCGGACGCGAGGTCTGAGCCGGGAGCCGGGCCCGACCGCGGGCCCGGCGGGAACGGTCAGAGGAAGGTCTGCCCCTCGCCCCGGTACGTCGGCACCGAGGCGACCACCCGGTCGTCCTCGACCAGCAGCAACTCCTCGAACCGCTCGCACAGTTCACCGGCCTTGGCGTGCCGGAACCACACCTTGTCGCCGATCGCCAGCTCGTCCGCCGCCCGGCCCAGCAGCGGCGTCTGCACCTCCCCGGCGCCCTCCCGCGGCTCGTAGCGCAGCCCCTCCGGGAGGTGCGGCACGGGCAGCCGGTCCCGCCCCGCCGCGCCGGACGCCGGATAGCCGCCGCCCAGCACGGTCGCGACCCCGGGCCCCGGGCGGCGGACGACGGGCAGCGCGAAGAGCGCCGCCGGACGGCCCCGGAACGAGGTGTAGTCGTCGAACAGCCGCGGCATGAACAGGCCCGAGCCCGCGGCGATCTCCGTCACCGCGTCCTCGGCCGCCGTGTGCTGCACGCTGCCCGTGCCGCCGCCGTTGACGAACTCCAGCTCCGGCGCCACGTCCCGTACCGCGCGCACCGCCTCCGCCCGCCGGGCCGCGAGCTCCCGCCGCGCCGCAGCCTGCATCAGCCGCACCGCCCGGGAGCGCAGCGGCCGGCCCGCCACCGCGTCACCCACCCCGGCCACATGCCCCTCGTACGCCATCAGCCCCACCAGCCGGAAGCCGGGACGGCGGACGACCGCGCGGGCCAGCTCCGCCAGCCGCTCCGGCGCGTGCAGCGGCGAGCGCCGCGGACCGATGCGGACCCGCCCGCCCAGCAGCCACAGCGAGGTGTCCAGTTCCAGGCAGACCCGGACCTCCTGGCGGCCGTCCCCGCCCCGCGCCGCGTCGATCAGATCGAGCTGGCGGGTGTCGTCCACCATGACGGTCACCGCGCCCGCGAGCTTGGGGTCGGCCGTCAGTTCGGCGAACCGCGCCCGGTCCGCCGAGGGATATGCCAGCAGCACGTCCGCCGTTCCGGAGCGGGCCAGCCACAGCGACTCGGCCAGGGTGAAGGACATCACGCCGCGGAAACCGTCCAGCGCCAGCACCCGGTCCAACAGGGTTCGGCAGCGCACCGACTTGGACGCCACCCGGAGCGGTTTGCCCCCGGCGCGGCGGACGAGATCGGCGGCATTGGCGTCGAAAGCCGCCAGGTCGACGATCGCCAGAGGGGCGTCGAAGCGGTCGGTGGCCCGGTCGTAGCGGGTCCTGTCTCGGTGCGGGGCGGCCATGCGGTCACCCTGCCAGACGGCATTACCGCTGGGTAGGGGGACGGCCCGGGCAAACCGGCCAAGCAGCCGCTTCGGTTGCCGCGCCGGTGGTTCCGCGTCGTAGAGTGACGCCCATGCCACGGCCTTCCGGTTGCCGGTGGCATGACCGACCATGAAAAGGCCTGCCCCGCAAGGTGACCAGCGGCCCGGGCGAGCACGAACCGAAGGGGGGCGGATGAGCGCCGAGGCCCCACGCGCGTCCGCCCGCCGGTCCGAGGACTTCCCGCCCCCGCCGCCCGGCAGCCCGCCGCCCTGGCCCGGCCCGCCCCCGCACCCGCCCGCCGCTCCGCCGGGACCCGCGGACGCCCCCGCACCGCCACGGGGCACGCCACCGCGGCCCCCGGCACCCCCGCGCCCGGCCGGTGCCCCGCCCCGCCCGGGCGTGCCCCCGCAGCCCCAACAGCCGCCGCCCGCACCGCAGGAGAGCTGGTTCGCCCCGGCACCCCCCGCGTCCGGGCACGGCGGCACCACCGGGACGGACCGGACGGCTCCGCCCGGCGGCGCGCCCCGCCCCCGCTTCGCCTGGGAGGACTGGGAGAACTGGGACGGCGGCCGGCAGGACGGACGCGACGGGCGCGGCCGCGAACTGCCCCGCCTCCCGCTCCGGCAGCGGCTCCGCCGCCTCACCCCCCGGGCGGTGGCCGAACGGCTGGCGCGGATACGGCCGCCGGTGCGCACCGCCGGCATCGCCGGCTGCCTCGTCCTCGGCCTCGGCCTGCTCGGCGGGGCCGCCGCGGGAAGCTGGCTGACCGGCGGCACCGGCGAACAGACCGCCGCGGGAAGCGAGTTCACCCGGGCACGCGAGCTCTGGCACAGCGTCCCGGTCGACGAGATCTTCCCCCGCTCGCTCTCCGGCGACGGCGCGGGCCCCGGCGGCACCGACCGCACCTGGGTCCGGATCGCCGTCGCCCCGGACGGTGACTGCGCCGCGGCCTTCGACCCGCTGCTGGCCAAGGTCCTCTCCCCGGCCGGCTGCGAACGCCTGCTGCGCGCCACCTACGTGGACGCGACCAGCAGCAGCGTCACCACCGTCGGACTGGTCGTCACCCGGACCGACCGGGCCGCCATGAAGGCGCTCCACGACCGCTTCGAACGGGAGGACCTCGGCGACCGCGCCGACCTGATCCCGCGTCCGTACGCCGCGCCGGACACCCCGGCCGAGGACTTCGGCGACGCACAGCGCGCTTCCTGGACCGTCCGCGTGCTGCCGGACCTCCCGGCCGTCGTCTACGCCGTCTCCGGCTTCGCCGACGGCCGGACGGTGAGCGACCGGCTCTCCGCCGAGGAGGCCACCGCCGAGGGCGCGACCGCCGCCCCCGCCCAGGCCGGCCTCGGCCATGACGCCCGGGGTGTCGCGGACCGCGTGGAACGCGGCTTCCGCGACGCCGCCACCGAGGAGGAGCGCGGATGACTCCGGACCGCACCCCGCACGACCGCCCGCGGGACCTCCCGGCGCCGCCCGCCGCCCCGTCCGCGCGGAGCCGGGCGCGGTGGCGGAAGACCACCGGACCGGCCGCCCGCGGCGCCGGCCGGCCCCGGCGCGGGCCCGCCGCCCGACGGCCGGCCGGGCGGGTGCGCCGGGCCGCCGCCGCGCTCCTCCTGGCCCTCGCGGCCACCGCCGCGGCCTCGGGTGTGTCCCCGGCCCACGCCGACGCCATACGCGACCAGGAGTGGGCCCTGGACGCGCTCCGCACCGAGCGGGCCTGGCGGACCACTCAGGGGGAGGGCGTCACGGTCGCCGTCCTCGACACCGGCGTCGACGGCGACCACCCGGATCTCACCGGCCAGGTGCTGCAGGGCAAGGACTTCATCGGCTTCGGGGCGCGGCCCGGCGACCGCGCCTGGGCCCGGCACGGCACCGCCATGGCCGGGATCATCGCGGGCCACGGGCACGGTCCCGGCAACGGCGACGGGGTCCTCGGCGTCGCCCCGCGCGCCAAGATCCTCCCGGTCCGGGTCATCCTGGAGGACAGCGACCCCGCCCGTAAGCGGGCCCGCGGCAACCGCGGCGGCGCGCTCGCCGAGGGCATCCGCTGGGCGGCGGACCAGGGCGCCGACGTGATCAACCTGTCCCTCGGCGACGACAGCGAGTCCGCGCACCCCGAGCCGGGCGAGGACTCCGCCGTGCAGTACGCCCTCGCCAAGGGCGCCGTGGTGGTCGCCTCCGCCGGCAACGGCGGCGAGGACGGCGACCGGGTCTCCTACCCCGCGGCCTACCCCGGCGTCATCGCCGTGACCGCCGTCGACCGCTTCGGCGCCCGCGCGCCCTTCTCCACCCGCCGCTGGTACGCCACCGTCTGCGCCCCCGGCGTGGACGTCGTCATAGCCGACCCGGACCGCCGCTACTACGAGGGCTGGGGCACCAGCGCCGCCGCCGCGTTCGTCTCCGGCTCGGCGGCCCTGGTCCGCTCGGCCCACCCCGGGCTGAGCCCCGCGCAGGTCAAGAAGCTGCTGGAGGACACCGCCCGGGACTCGCCACCCGGCGGCCGCGACGACGCCCTGGGGCGGGGCATGGTCGACCCGGCCGCGGCGATCCGGGCCGGCGGCGACCTCACCCCGCGCCCGCAGAAGCCGAGCCCCGTCCCGTACCAGAAGCGCTACTTCGGCGCGGGCCCGGCCGGCGACGGGGACGGCGACGGCGGCGGTGCCCTGCCGGCCACGTCCGCCGCCGTGGCGGGCGGCGCCCTCCTCGCCACCGCGGGCGTCCTCTGGCACGCCGGCCGCCGCAACCGCGACCCGGACCTCCTCTTCCCCCTGCGCTGAGCAGGGCTTCTACGGGGCGGCGGACCCGGGCCGGGGGCCGGCGGACCGGCCGATACCCTCGACCCGTGGCCCTCAAGAACATCCCGGAATCCCCCTTCTCCGACGACGACGGCTCCGCCGACCCCCGGCTCGCCGCCGCCCTCACGGCCTACGCCGGCGACCGCGCGGCCGAGCCCGCGGTGCTGTCCGCGCTGCCCGGTACCCGCCTGCTGGTCCCGGTCGTCGCCGTGCTCGGCGAGACCGAGACCGGCGCGGACGGCCTGCGCCGGGAGAAGACCAGCGACATGGCCGTGCCCACCCTCCGGGCCCCCGGCGGCCGCCGCGCCCTGCCGGCCTTCACCTCCACCGAGGCGCTGGCCCGCTGGGACCCGGAGGCCCGGCCGGTCGCCGTACCGTTCCGCCAGGCGCTGCGGGCCGCCGCCCACGAGCAGGCCGACACCGTGGTCCTGGACCTGGCCGGCCCGGTGCCGTACGAGCTCACCGGCCCGGCGCTGCTGGCGCTGGCCGAGGGCCGGGAGAGCGCCGACCCGCTCGCGGACCCCGCCGTCCGGGACGCGCTGCGCGCGGTGCTGGCCGCCGAGCCGGACGTCGTCCGGGCCCGGCTCGTCCCCGCGCGGGAGACCGACGGGACCCTCGCGCTCGTCCTCGCTCCGGAGGCGGACGCCCGCGAGGCCACCCGGCGGGTGGCGGGCGCGCTCGCCGCCGACGAGGTGCTGCGGGCCCGGCTGGTGCGCGGGCTGGACCTGGCGCCGCTCCCGGAGGGCACCCCGCTGCCGGGGGAGCCGCTCTTCACCCGGGAGGCGTAACGTCCGAAAACGCCCCACAATGCGGAGAGTCG from the Streptomyces xinghaiensis S187 genome contains:
- a CDS encoding amino acid deaminase/aldolase yields the protein MAAPHRDRTRYDRATDRFDAPLAIVDLAAFDANAADLVRRAGGKPLRVASKSVRCRTLLDRVLALDGFRGVMSFTLAESLWLARSGTADVLLAYPSADRARFAELTADPKLAGAVTVMVDDTRQLDLIDAARGGDGRQEVRVCLELDTSLWLLGGRVRIGPRRSPLHAPERLAELARAVVRRPGFRLVGLMAYEGHVAGVGDAVAGRPLRSRAVRLMQAAARRELAARRAEAVRAVRDVAPELEFVNGGGTGSVQHTAAEDAVTEIAAGSGLFMPRLFDDYTSFRGRPAALFALPVVRRPGPGVATVLGGGYPASGAAGRDRLPVPHLPEGLRYEPREGAGEVQTPLLGRAADELAIGDKVWFRHAKAGELCERFEELLLVEDDRVVASVPTYRGEGQTFL
- the mycP gene encoding type VII secretion-associated serine protease mycosin, which translates into the protein MRRAAAALLLALAATAAASGVSPAHADAIRDQEWALDALRTERAWRTTQGEGVTVAVLDTGVDGDHPDLTGQVLQGKDFIGFGARPGDRAWARHGTAMAGIIAGHGHGPGNGDGVLGVAPRAKILPVRVILEDSDPARKRARGNRGGALAEGIRWAADQGADVINLSLGDDSESAHPEPGEDSAVQYALAKGAVVVASAGNGGEDGDRVSYPAAYPGVIAVTAVDRFGARAPFSTRRWYATVCAPGVDVVIADPDRRYYEGWGTSAAAAFVSGSAALVRSAHPGLSPAQVKKLLEDTARDSPPGGRDDALGRGMVDPAAAIRAGGDLTPRPQKPSPVPYQKRYFGAGPAGDGDGDGGGALPATSAAVAGGALLATAGVLWHAGRRNRDPDLLFPLR
- a CDS encoding SseB family protein encodes the protein MALKNIPESPFSDDDGSADPRLAAALTAYAGDRAAEPAVLSALPGTRLLVPVVAVLGETETGADGLRREKTSDMAVPTLRAPGGRRALPAFTSTEALARWDPEARPVAVPFRQALRAAAHEQADTVVLDLAGPVPYELTGPALLALAEGRESADPLADPAVRDALRAVLAAEPDVVRARLVPARETDGTLALVLAPEADAREATRRVAGALAADEVLRARLVRGLDLAPLPEGTPLPGEPLFTREA